ACCAACCCCATTCAGCTCAAAATCTTTTTGGACCTCAGCCGTTTGGCCAAGCGATCGATTTGGGTGGGCGACCCCAAACAGTCAATTTATGGCTTTAGAGGAGCCGCCCCCGAGCTCATGCAGGCCGTAGTAGAACAGGCCAGTGAAATGCAAGTATTGGGGAACTCTTGGCGCTCTAGGCAGGATTTGGTCCACTTTACCAATGGGCTTTTCTGCAAAGCTTTTCCAGATTTAGGGGAAGAGCGGGTCGCCTTAGAGGTAGCTCCGCCCTTTAAGAAAGAGCTAGAGCCGGAAGGTTTGGGCCATGCCTTAGAGCATTGGGTCATTGATTTTAAGGAAGGCAAAAGACGGCCAGGAAAACCTTGGCCGCATCGGGCCTTGGCGCATGCTATTGCCCAACTCTTAAAAGAGGGGCGGATGATTCGGCCCAGAGGCAAGGGCCAAATGCGGCCATTAGAGGCGGGCGATATTGCCGTACTTTGCCGCTCCAACCAAACTTGTCAGGACCTCGCCGAGCAACTGGCCGAAGAAGGCCTAAAAGCCTCCATTGCCCGAAAGGGCTTGCTCAAAACGCCAGAAGCCAGTTTGTTGCATGCCTGCCTAAAGTTTATTCTCAATCCGCAAGATAGCTTATCGGTAGCCGAGCTCAAACTCCTCTTAGAGGCGCAAAGCTTGGAGGAAATCGTCAAGGATCACCTGAAGTATTTGGAGCGAGAGCAGGAGCAGAAAAAGTATAAACTTTGGGGGGAGTCGGGACAAATTAAGCGTTTATTGCATTTGGCCCAACAACTGCCCGAAATGTCCGCCACCGAAATTGTCAATCTGGTCATCGAAAAGATGAACCTCCGCAATGTAGTGGCTCGCTGGGGAAATGCCAATCAGCGCTTTGCCAATTTGGATGCCCTACGCAGCAAGGCCCTAGAATATGAAGAAAACTGCAACCGTTTGCATAATGCGGCTACCTTGGGGGGCTTTCTCTTGTGGTTGGACCATTTGGAGCGGGAGGGTTTGGATGCGCAGGCCTCTAGCCAAAGCCAAGATGCAGTTAATGTATTGACCTATCATAAGAGTAAGGGCTTAGAATGGCCTTTTGTGGTTTGCTATGAGCTAGAGAAATCGCTGCGGGAAAACTACTTTGGCTTTCAGTTGATTTCTACCCAAGAAGAGGTAGACTTGAAAAACCCTTTAGCCAATCGCCTGATTTCTTTTTGGCCCAATCCCTACGGCAAGCAGAGCCAGAAAACCAATTTGGTAGAGAACATCAAGGCCTTGCCACAGACCGCCCTGCGCAAAAAGGCGCAGTTGCAGGAGGAGTCTCGCTTGCTTTATGTGGGGGTAACTCGTGCCCGAGATTATCTGGCTTTGCCTATCTTTTTGCAGCAAAAGAATTGGGGCCTCAATTGGCTCAACCGCAGCTTTCATTTGGGCGATGAGGAAATGCAAACCGTAGATCCCGATAGCGATTTTTGCATTTGGGATTGGAAGGGCAATGCCCTGCCCGTTCAGCGGATGCAATTGGAGCTCTTTAAGGAGATTGATCCCTTGGAACTGGAGCGAGAAGAGGAGGTTTTCCCTTATTTGCAAGCCTTTAAGGGCGAGCAGGACCATTTGGCGGCCCAGCCCGAAACGGCAGAGCAACTGATGGGCGAAATTG
This genomic interval from Saprospira grandis contains the following:
- a CDS encoding UvrD-helicase domain-containing protein; the encoded protein is MQEKMQLKIISAGAGSGKTYTLTQQMAELLIPKDGQPAEVRASGILATTFTNKAAAELKERVRVKLLEEGMSQEADELGQAMIGTVHAVGVQLLKRFAFEAGLSPEMDIIAEGEQSQIFNQSLSTILTEERSLQMEMLSKRLGYEEQGFYGRDWRSDILQLTDLARSNNLDAAALEESATASVRSLLALLPSRSAKTAAALDQQLRSYLENTLAAILEIEDGTKSRQTLISKLRSFQNKLRARGYLHWSEWVALGKACEKAPKKCKEAVEELKELTDGHESHPQFQEDLSQYIEQLFSLAQAAIDEYETYKTSRGLIDYTDMEVYILKLLEQPLVREVLEEELDLLLVDEFQDTNPIQLKIFLDLSRLAKRSIWVGDPKQSIYGFRGAAPELMQAVVEQASEMQVLGNSWRSRQDLVHFTNGLFCKAFPDLGEERVALEVAPPFKKELEPEGLGHALEHWVIDFKEGKRRPGKPWPHRALAHAIAQLLKEGRMIRPRGKGQMRPLEAGDIAVLCRSNQTCQDLAEQLAEEGLKASIARKGLLKTPEASLLHACLKFILNPQDSLSVAELKLLLEAQSLEEIVKDHLKYLEREQEQKKYKLWGESGQIKRLLHLAQQLPEMSATEIVNLVIEKMNLRNVVARWGNANQRFANLDALRSKALEYEENCNRLHNAATLGGFLLWLDHLEREGLDAQASSQSQDAVNVLTYHKSKGLEWPFVVCYELEKSLRENYFGFQLISTQEEVDLKNPLANRLISFWPNPYGKQSQKTNLVENIKALPQTALRKKAQLQEESRLLYVGVTRARDYLALPIFLQQKNWGLNWLNRSFHLGDEEMQTVDPDSDFCIWDWKGNALPVQRMQLELFKEIDPLELEREEEVFPYLQAFKGEQDHLAAQPETAEQLMGEIEMPIFGEYPYVPGLPIEDISEEEEERLGQLLQLYLRADQLDYALSLREQTAQQLLEDFELKHQLNSLQLMRLSQQFHQSLRAFGPMQLHRARRFRFQQDRQVFRGQVDYYFFSEEEERQILMLDVLYTYEGWKQKSHRIREAAAKLYAAKNALAQAGYSASCYLHFPLSGLYVEVAPSLVGEEEEPF